Part of the Xenopus tropicalis strain Nigerian chromosome 3, UCB_Xtro_10.0, whole genome shotgun sequence genome, GCTACCCGACCCGCAACTGCTTTGTGTGCAAACTGATCCGCGACCCACTGATCACCATTAACAGGAAGTGCTATTGCTGCAAACCGGAAGTGACATGATCAGAAGTGGGGGTGGGGtagaatttttactttttttttttaattaggggTAATATGATAACAGATGAGAATATGGATACAACCTATATACCAGCAACCCGCTGATCAAGATCAGTGCCCGGATCCGAAAATCCTATTCCAAACCGGCAGGGTACCCGACCCGCTGCAGGACTCTATTGTGTGGTTCTCTCCAACCTAAAAGTTTCAGTTTCCATAACGATACATATATGTCTGGTCTGCTGGTTCTCCATGTTAGAAGGTGTGTATGCACATTTGTAGAACTCACCGTACGGATGCAAATGGTCCCCAGGCATCTGAGGAGGAGTGAGACCTTGTCTGTAGAGATCTGTACTGTAGTTACTTTGATCCAACGCCAACATCTGCTGATGTATCCTGGGGTAAGGCACCATTACACCTTCTATTCCGCTGCCCCCATCTGGTGAACCCAATGTAGTACAAGGTTATATATTGCTATATCTCATCTAACATACACATgccattacatttctttttattaattaaacccaataggattgttctgcccccaataaggggtaattatatcttagttgggatcaagtacaggtactgttttattattacagagaaaagggaatcatttaaccatgaaataaacccaatagggctgttctgcccccaataaggggtaattatatcttagttgggatcaagtacaggtactgttttattattacagagaaaagggaatcatttaaacatgaaataaacccaatagggctgttctgcccccaataaggggtaattatatcttagttgggatcaagtacaggtactgttttattattacagagaaaagggaatcatttaaccattaaataaatccaataggactgttctgcccctaataaggggtaattatatcttagttgggatcaagtacacggtactgttttattattacagagaaaagggaatcatttaaccatgaaataaacccaataggactgttctgccccaataaggggtaattatatcttagttgggatcaagtacaggtactgttttattattacagagaaaagggaatcatttaaccattaaataaacccaatagggctgttctgcctccaataaggggtaattatatcttagttgggatcaagtacaggtactgttttattattacagagaaaagggaatcatttaaccattaaataaacccaatagggctgttctgcctccaataaggggtaattatatcttagttgggatcaagtacaggtactgttttattatcacagagaaaaaggaatcatttaaccattaaataaacccaatagggctgttctgcccccaataaggggtaattatatcttagttgggatcaagtacaggtactgttttattattacagagaaaagggaataatttaaccattaaataaacccaataggactgttctgccccaataaggggtaattatatcttagttgggatcaagtacaggtactgttttattatcacagagaaaaaggaatcatttaaccattaaataaacccaataggactgttctgccccaataaggggtaattatatcttagttgggatcaagtacaggtactgttttattattacagagaaaagggaataatttaaccattaaataaacccaatagggctgttctgcccccaataaggggtaattatatcttagttgggatcaagtacaaggtactgttttattattacagagaaaagggaatcatttaaccattaaataaacccaataggactgttctgccccaataaggggtaattatatcttagttgggatcaagtacaggtactgttttattattacagagaaaagggaatcatttaaccattaaataaacccaatagggctgttctgcctccaataaggggtaattatatcttagttgggatcaagtacaggtactgttttattatcacagagaaaaaggaatcatttaaccattaaataaacccaatagggctgttctgccccaataaggggtaattatatcttagttgggatcaagtacaggtactgttttattattacagagaaaaaggaaatacattttaaaaatctgaattatttgataaaaatagtgtctatggaagacaggcattccgtaattcagagctttctggataatgcgtttctggataacggatccggCTTCCATGTGACTATCAGTATTTAACTATTCATAGGCATGCCGGCTCATATTACCTTCACTATCATCATTGCTCTGCCTACTGCTTCCCCGGTTTCCACGGCTGGACCCCAGACGTTGTGCTCCCAGCTGCTCATGGTCCTGCTGTtgctgcctcctggctatcttcTTCATCTACAGTGAGAGAGTTGTGCATCACTAGAAGCGCTTCATAAAGCATGAACTCTAGGGAGTGGAGGGTACAGAAgtaaccaatagtgatgagctagaattttttcgccaggcatggattcacagtgaatttccacatttcgccattggcaaaacgcacgtgaaaatttgctgcggaaaaattcggcacgcataaaaaaaatcgtcgcgtgtcaaattgggcgcggtcacgtcaaaatgggcgtggccatgtcaaaaaagcacgggcaaccaaaaaaagacacgggcaaccaaaaaagatgcaggcgacgaATGtgttttcgcgaatttttcgccttttcgcaacttttcttgcccccatttcgcttcgccataacattcttgaaacggaacagattggctcatcactagtaaccaaCCCTCTGCTCTCTCAACTATATAGCAAGACCTGAACCCTTTACCCTTCCACTGGCTTCCTAGGACCATCCTGACTAGTGagcaaactgtaaaaaaaagtcatggtcgggTAAAAAAATGTAGCGGTGTGAAAAAAAGTcgcatttcccaaatttttcaccaaatttttccaaagtttcgcaaatttacGGGACAGATTCAGTCATCACAAATTTTTGCCTCAGTTTTGCAAAACCAagtggaattttgctgtgaatccatgcctggcctggtgaaaaaattagctcatcagaggttgtttgttttttaaggtACTGTGAAACTGTAACTGCAAATTGGACACAAAATACCAATAAACCAATAAAGTTCAATGGTCACAATAGGTGAGAATGTGGtaatgctctcatcctgtcacgactggactactgcaacctgctactaacctcccttactcccatctttcccccctacagtctatattaaacactgctgccagaattctcctcctctcatccaggagagttcaggcccttcccctgctaaaggccttatcatggcttcctatcaaacaaagaatatcttacaaactccttctcttaaccttcaaaaccctccattcctctgcccctcactacatctcgtcccttgtgtcgccgtacgttcctggccgactcctttgttcctcgcagagcaaccgtttggttgcgccccccactacaactgcagtttcccgccttaaccctttctgccttgctaccccttacatttggaatgccctccctgatttcctccggagagaatcctcccccagtctttttaaaactaaacttaaagactaccttttggagcactcgcccagcacctgatctgggaactggcacttatattgtaatgtcacccactgtgacctacagcacttacatttgcctatttgtgtctgttagttaccctcccatatagattgtaagctctacggggcagggacctccatcctcttgtgtcctggACTTATTGTGtcctaacttattgcagctgtatttatcttgtatttattgttatactttgtatttatctattatcttaacaccctgtttatattaatgtattctactgtacagcgctgggtacataagtagcgctttataagtaaagatatacatacatacatacatacatacataatacaatGTCATATAACATGCTCTTCCATATATTATGTGTGTATTTTTCCAATGCCTGCCTTGTACCCATAATTCTCAAGCACAAAAAGGCGAGCACTGTGTAAGCGTCACGTAAAAGACAACAACTGAGGGGAAAGCAATGGATTGTGCAGAGATTTTGACAAATTACACTTTAGTTTTTGCTTCGTACCTTGGCTCTTTGGTTCTGAAACCAAACTTGGACGACTCGGACAGTCAGACCGGTTTCTGCTGCCAGTGTCTCCCTCACCTTCAGGAGAAAGAAAACGTGTTAAAGCGATAGCAGCGGTCAACAAGCTGGAACTGAAACGGTCAAGGAATCTTTGATTGTTCAGAGAATCATATCACTTGGTACAAGGAGATTAAAGTGGCCTGTCTGTGGCCACTGGTCAGAGCTGAATGCAGAAGGAACTTTGATACCAGAGCTGGagaatatagaaggattgtgcttaaaaaagttgtgttttggactgatttattgagaaattctcccaaaaccccactagccccgcccatctgttccacttcctgctggctgaattctctgggtgtgcaggggggccggcggaactcagcacactgcactgtaggataggaatcagcagctaggctgacctgatagggaactgaagcctgtctgtgcttgtgtgagtgcagggctgtgattggctctccccctcctactgtgcttctggcagggaccgttaggacacgcccacccttcatttcaaactcggacggagaagtgagaggatctatagggagctccaataaaggggccattgttacagatagggttaatgtttagcccaaagggaaaccagcaccggatattattcataattgcctacaagatttttccatttatgtctcctttaacatcgTTACTATAGTTTATAGAGTATAGAGCGATCACAGGGAAACTGATTAGATAATAAACAGGTACAGGGGGTTTAGAGATGTTTTATTTGAATGACACAAGGAACTCTACAAGGTGAGTCTGTGCTACCTTCCTGCATGGCTTGGACGACACTTCAAACGATGCTTTGAAAGCCCGACGCTGCTGAGTTGTTAATATGGTCCTCGGCCGCTTTGATCTTTTAGGGTCTTTACCTTCATCACTTTTACCCTGGAGGGAAGCCCCATCCTCATCTTCGCTTTTAACTATAGATAAAAATTGTATAATAGAAATGTGCaatgaatttttgtttttgttacttctTGGAAGTTGTAGAAAAAGGTACAGACATAATGGCGTAATTTTGTTCtcagttactcatagcaaccaatcaaacagCAGCCCAGTAACTGCTCCCTGATTATTGGCTGCAATGGGTTAtacatagtgatgggcgaaatgtttcgccaggcatggatttgcggcgaatttccgagtttcgccattggtggattgtttcacgaaacggatgaaaaaattcgccacggaaaaattcgccgcacgtccaaaaattgtcgccggcgtcaaaaaagaaaagtcgcgcaatgaaataatagccgcgggtgacaaaataatagtcgcggacaacaattttttttgccgcacaacatttttgccgtttcgcgaatttttcaccgtttcgcggatcttttgaaagattcggtaatttttcggcgaagcgaaatggaacagattcgctcatcactagttatacaTTTTGCAGCTGTTATTGTGTCTGTTGTGACAAGGCAAGCCCATGAAGACAagtaggggtgtatttattaacaaggGAGACAAACGACCAatcaatgagatctttgcttttgttttctagccTGTAGGTGACCGTTCcaatctatttgctgattggttgctatggacaccattaccagtgatgtttgtctccagtgttaataaacacACCCCCTAATGCCCAAAATAAGTATGGCCTATTGGTACCACAGAGCTGTCAatcaaccccatgtcatgagggagatcaTGATCCTCTCCAAGCAATTttaagaccttatttcatgtaaTGATTTAGTATGAAGAGGAATTCAGTCCTAAAAAGCAAGACTGGATTATCTCCCTTATGACATGGAGCTAGAACCCCCAAATAACATCACTTTGAAGTTTATTTAAGACTTGCagaagcagtacaggtatgggacctgttatccagaatgctcgggacctggggttttccaggtaagggatctttccgtaatttggatctccataacttaagtctactaaaaatcatttaaatattgaataaacccaatagggctgttctgcccccaataaggggtaattatatcttagttgggatcaagtacaggtactgttttattattacagagaaaagggaatcatttaaccattaaataaacccaatagggctgttctgccccaataaggggtaattatatcttagttgggatcaagtacaggtactgttttattattacagagaaaagggaatcatttaaccattaaataaacccaatagggctgttctgccccaataaggggtaattatatcttagttgggatcaagtacaggtactgttttattattacagagaaaagggaatcatttaaccattaaataaacccaatagggctgttctgcccccaataaggggtaattatatcttagttgggatcaagtacaggtactgttttattattacagagaaaagggaatcatttaaccattaaataaacccaataggactgttctgcccccaataaggggtaattatatcttagttgggatcaagtacaggtactgttttattattacagagaaaagggaatcatttaaccattaaataaacccaatagggctgttctgcccccaataaggggtaattatatcttagttgggatcaagtacaaggtactgttttataattacagagaaaaaggaaatcatttttaataattagaattatttgcttataatagagtctatgggagattgcctttccgtaagtctgaactttctggataacaggcttccggataagggattccatacctgtattgtgggTTTTAGCTACCCAGTAAATAACCTGTGGGTCAAGTAGCAGCGCAACGTTATCATTAAAAAATCACCAACCTGATCCAGAAGGTGTCAGACTTAATGCGCTGAGCATTTCCTTTTCCCGCTCGTAGTCGCTGCGGCACAGCAACTGCCCCTCCTTCAGCACAAACTCATCTCCCCGCTCCAGCCTCCTCTCGCACTCACAGCAGAAGAAGCAGGCCACGTGGTACACGTTGCTGAGGACACGCATGATGAGCTCCGATGGCAGCACTGTTTTTAGACAGCTGTTACACTTTGTAGCGAAAAGCCTGGAAAGGAACAAGGCCATTTCATTGATCCAAAGCGGAATTTCTGCAAAAAGGTTCCTAGCCCCTGATTCGAACACCGTGCATTTTAAAGTGCCATTTTGGACTCAGTTTGCCAAGGTATTTACCTACAGTTCAGCAATGATGTCtattgcagagctgtcaactagggttgtcacctgtctggttttgacctggatagCATGGTTTTCAAACTTTCCAAAATTGACGAGGCAATCGGGCAAGTGTCGATTACCACATCAAAGCCCCGCCCTGTTATTTCACCGGTCCACTCCCTAcatcaggaatccccaacctttcttactcgtgatccACAGTCAactataaaaagacttggggagcaacacaagcaccataaaagttcatggaggagccaaataagggctgtgattggctattaggggcctctatgcaccctatcagcttacaggggctttatttggtaggaaatcttgtttttattcaaccaaaacttgcccccaagtcaggaattcaaaaataactccctggtttgggggcactgagagcaacatccaaggggttggggagcaacatgttgcccccgagccactggttggggatcactggcctagatgGAACCAGTACGTCCCCGTAATGAATGGCCCCACCCCCCTCCCAGGGTTACGCCCACTAAAAGGTGCCAAACTTAATATCAACCCCCTATTTTTTCAGGAGTTACTTGATTTTGGTAGCCCCCGTCTCCCATCCCCACAGCATTCTCTCTATATTTCCAAAATCTCCTGAAGTCCCGCTGTAAATTCCAGGTAAATTTTCGGCTTCAGCGGCAATTTTGCACATTCGGACACAGTCATGACGTATGTGAAATAACTTTAGATATCTCCAAAAAATGTTGTGAGCGCTGCACTATTGCCCCATTTAGTAATTCTctaggttgacagctctgctattGATGCTTTACATTGCATGAACTCTAGAGCTAAAGCTAATCTATGCTCAATAAATGGAAGGAGCGGCTTTGAAAGTAGAAAAATGGCCTCAGTTCACCCATTTACTGCCCCCTTTTTCCCATGGCTGCAACTATGCTTGTGGTCAAACTATAgctatctttaaaggaaaactataccccggacaatgtaggtctctataaaaatatattccataaaacagcccatgtgtaaaaccctgcttcatctaaataaaccattttcaaaacaatattattttctagtagtatgtgccattgggtaatcctaaataatataatgataattgccattttaagtactaagggccgccccctgggatcataggagtcacagtgcacacaaacaagccaaggcacacatacatgctaggccccatcagccaatgaatgggcagtgttctgtcttttgctcccacactacttcctgttacagttagagctgcattatttctggtcatgtgatctcggGAGTCGCGCAATGTAAATGTAACATCAACATCATCATtagaatttattttgttttactatAAAAACACTCCCCATTGACTCTAAggcattttgcaactttttccacaGTTTCCTAgctttttcagcaaaatgaaacAGTTCCACTTATCGCTTTTCAGTATTTCCATTAGACCAATAGAAAGGTACAACTCAAATGAACTGTGGGAGGAGTTTCGGAGAACTGCCTGTATTCTCTAAtaggatttatcaaaattcgtttttgtgtaattttagatgtttccttatttatagtgatgagcgaattttttcgccaggcatggattcgcaacgaatttctgcatttcgccattggcatattgttttgcgaaacttctgtgaaaattcaccgcgaaaaaatttgctgcgcctaatctttttgttgcacgtcaaattgggcgcggttgtgttaaaaaaaaagggtgcggccGTGTCaaaaaacgtgggcgacaaaaaattatacacagacgacaaaaaagacacacgACAAATGccttttgcgaatttttcgccgtttctcgaattttcttgcagttttggcgaattttatggcgaagtgaaacgggacagattcgttcatcactacttatttattaaaaaatccaataataaaaaaacacagatgcAAAAACGTGTACCTTGTACAGCAAATAGCTCTcccaaaaaattacaaaaaacccacaaatactTGAAAATAGAAAAATCAATCATGATCGTTAGCGCAAAAAAATAAGAATCGCGGGAAAAGAAATGCAACCATTGCTAAATCAGCTCCCATAAAAGAGTCTCCAAACCTTTACTCTCAATAGTGCTGTGGACAATAACAGGTTAATGGAAGATGAtggttctacccccccccccccatgcctccGATGCATATCTGGCCTGCCCGGCTGTAATTAGAAAGCACAGGCTGCTCCCAGCTAATAAACACCGTGTCAGCCTGCATTACGCCATAAGGCCTTTTGTAACGGTTCTAGCGTCAGGAACTCCTGAATCGCCTCTTTTTTAATATAGCTGGAATCCAGTTAAGGCGAGGTAATAATGTCTGGCTTACCAGAGCCAGCGGATAATAAATCTCTGCTGTGTAACCCTGTATCAACAGGAGAGTGAAATGAAATTATTGCAGGATTAAACACTAACAGGGATGTGACAGCAATATCTTTTACTGTTTGTGTGCCCCACGCGTACAGCTCGctctatttatctttatttacatCTCTTCTTCCTGCTTACCTGTACCTGCTTACCTGTCTACCTAcctttctgtttatatatatatatctgcactaCTTATTCCTACATACTCTATGtgccttatttttattttctacagaAAATTATTCCACATTACTTAATATTCATATATCTCTCAGGTGATCTAGTTTCCCTATATTTGTTTATTGTTCTCTGTATTTTTGTCTGATCATCCCCACCCATCCATCTGTCACTGTTCCCTCCCTTTAtctaattaattaattactaattagatTCAAAATAACTCATGGTTGTAtatccagagctgtcaaccccacTATTTTTTGGGGATTTACCTAATTACCTgtcaccaggcccggatttgtggcgaggccacaaaggcccgggcctagggcggcataaacataggggcggcatgccgccccgccgcacgcaaattttaaaattttgctcccatacggagcaatggtgacctctcctcactgctccatatgggatttttaactttggcgcatgcgcgttagcacggcagcggggggggggaggtaggGCGGCTCCGAATGGGGaaggcctcggggcgcgtcatttagaaatctgGCGCTGCCTGTCACGCAATAGTATTCCCACTGTTTTCACCCATTTTCCCATAGTTTCTCATCAAAGTTGGGACTCGCAAAAGCttacctatctatctgtctgttatCTATTTATACAATATCTATCTCATCTGTCTTTCTTagaggcaagctttagttgcatgaAAACCGGGTGTAGTGCCAAACCAAGCCAGGTGTAGGCTGCCAGCCCCCATAGGgactaccaacagccaatcacaacccaAACAGCTGAGATTTAAAAGTGGGCGACTCACCTCGCCGCGTGCCTTGGCCCTTAATGTGCACCTATAGACACAGCCAACCAGCACGTAGGGAATTGCGTTTTAATGCCATGTGACAGTGAGCTAAaagtgattagagatgtagcgaactgttcgccggcgaactaattcgcgcaaacatcgggtgttcgcgttcgcgcaaattcgcggacttttgccgatgttcgccactttgggttcgccgctttTTTTTGTTggtgccgcgttttttcgccttggttttcccgccgcgttttttcgcttcgttttatctcctatgcatatacataggaatagcttgcgttttttttttttggcgtttttttttcggcgtttttttacaaagtatttttcagagaagtttttgcccttgatccccctcctgcatgccactgtccaggtcgtggcaccctttaaacaactttaaaatcagttttctgggcagaaatggcttttctagaatTTAAAGTtctccttcccattgaagtctatggggttcgcaaagttcacgaatattcgcgagttttggcgaaagtccgcgaacgggttcgcgaacattttcggcgatgttcgctacatcactaaaaGTGATTCCCTTCACTCTAAAACTGACTAAAAGAAACTGTTGGCACAATATATGCCCCTTACCAGGGTTactttgtatttacatttagatAATGCGCGCAAGTAAcactgcaatttatttttaaacatgctaTTACACTGGAATTTTAGGAAAGTGATGCTGAAATGTGGGTTAAAATCACGAGGGGTcaaacaaacatttacagtaattatcagtaaatggtggTTCTATGATAAAACAgcccatctgtctatctatcatctatctatatctctgtctgtctgtctgtctgtctgtctgtcggtCTGTCTTTCTCTGTCTACCAAATAAATATATTCCATCTTTATAACCatctttatctatctgtctattcatGACTATCTTTCTTTAAATCTACATATCTATCTTtaatctctctatctctcttttTGTCAGTCTATCTAACTAACTTTTCGATATCACTAAAAACCTTGGTAGTTGAAAATAATATATGAACACAATGAAATGACTTAAGAGCCAGAGGAGCAGGTCTGCAGGCATTAGATAGATGatggtgatagatagatagatagatagatagatagatagatagatagatagatagatgatagacagatagatagatagattatagacagaaagatagatactgtacatacagatagatactgtagagatagatagatagatagatagatagatagatagatagatagatagatagatagattatagacagaaagatagatactgtacatacagatagatactgtagagatagatgatagatagatagatagatagatagatagatagatagatagaaagatagatactgtacatacagatagatactgtagagatagatagatagatagatagatactgtagatagaaagctagatagatagatagatactgtagatgattgatagatagatagatagatagatagatagatagatagatagatagatagatagatagatactgtagatgatagatagatagatagatagatagatagatagatactgtagagatgatagatgatagatagatagatagatagatagatagatagatagatagatagatagatagatagatagattatagacagAAAGATACAGTAgatactgtacatacagatagatactgtagagatagatgatagataaatagacagatagatagatagatagaggatagatgatagatagattgatagatagatagatagatagatagatagatagatagatagataggtagataaatagatagatggatagatgatagatagatagatagaggatagatagatagatagataggtagataaatagatagatagattcatagatagattaatagatagatagatagatagatagatagatagatagataatagacagcaAGGCAgatactgtacatacagatatacagtagataaagatagataatgaacagaaagataaatacTATACTGTAaaataagatagatagatacacgtagatagatagatagataaacatacagacatacagaTCTTTATGATTTAGATACTGCACACAGTATTGCCAGCAGCTTCTGTACTAGACACTTGTACAACCTGTAGGAGAAGGTATAAGCCTTAATATACACTACAGCGAGCAACAAGCCATTCCGTTCTCTGTCACTGAGCATTCCGGAAAGGAAAGCTCCTCCGATGGTTATGAGATCTGTGACTCTGAGGCATCAGGTAATCTGATCAGACATTTGATTGCATTTCACAGCCTTGTCTTCTTTATTAAaatttcccagaatgctttgccGGGATTCTTATTGCTGCCGGATGCTAATAAAAGTCTCTCCCTCTGGGAAATACAAGGATGAGCGAGGCACCACATCCAAAACAAGAAGGCGTCTTTAAGTATTAAAATTGGCAATTTAGTGGGATCTAGACTAAGAATAGAATAATTGCGATTAATTCGTACTATAGAAGCACAACATTTCCA contains:
- the lmx1b.2 gene encoding LIM homeobox transcription factor 1-alpha yields the protein MKTEDAPSSCREHSPFLGLDHKINEVCAGCGNTISDRFLLRVNDRSWHECCVKCAACLQILSGTCYYRNRQLYCKEDYDKLFATKCNSCLKTVLPSELIMRVLSNVYHVACFFCCECERRLERGDEFVLKEGQLLCRSDYEREKEMLSALSLTPSGSVKSEDEDGASLQGKSDEGKDPKRSKRPRTILTTQQRRAFKASFEVSSKPCRKVRETLAAETGLTVRVVQVWFQNQRAKMKKIARRQQQQDHEQLGAQRLGSSRGNRGSSRQSNDDSEDGGSGIEGVMVPYPRIHQQMLALDQSNYSTDLYRQGLTPPQMPGDHLHPYDAESVFHDMDSESLSYLSGSLLPASETGNIQSRVGPIDRLYSMQTSYFAS